One window of Psychrobacillus sp. FSL H8-0483 genomic DNA carries:
- a CDS encoding asparaginase, which produces MNYPVLVEEYRGGMLENTHMGVVCGINEKGEVIYSVGDENHMTFLRSAAKPFQAIPVIQNGIDEKFGLTSEEAALFAASQRGESYHLEAMESILHKTGIEEEEFYCCPTYPLNDEPKAEYHRKHGEKRKIFHNCSGKHSGFMALAKVLGHEVDGYWKLEHPVQQLSLAAMADMANYPKEDIGIGIDGCGFPVYVIPLQHIAQAYLKLACPDLIEQREMREAVVKVANYMNAHPEMIASHDFICTVLLADPNIVAKGGAKGVYGFALKKERMSFALKVMDGSELVWPNIVASILEQIGYENHETIERLYALSSKVIINDNGEVVGERKTVFQLV; this is translated from the coding sequence ATGAACTATCCAGTATTAGTGGAAGAATATCGTGGAGGTATGCTTGAAAATACGCATATGGGGGTTGTTTGTGGCATTAATGAAAAAGGAGAGGTAATTTATTCGGTTGGTGATGAAAATCATATGACTTTTTTGCGTTCTGCCGCAAAACCTTTCCAAGCAATTCCGGTTATTCAAAATGGAATTGATGAAAAATTTGGACTGACGTCAGAGGAAGCGGCATTATTTGCAGCTTCACAGCGTGGAGAAAGCTATCACTTGGAAGCGATGGAGTCGATTTTGCATAAAACTGGTATTGAAGAAGAGGAGTTTTATTGCTGTCCAACGTATCCATTGAATGACGAACCGAAAGCTGAATATCATCGCAAGCATGGAGAGAAACGTAAAATTTTTCATAATTGCTCTGGAAAGCATAGTGGCTTTATGGCTTTAGCGAAAGTATTGGGGCATGAGGTTGATGGCTATTGGAAGCTGGAGCATCCCGTCCAGCAGTTAAGTCTTGCAGCGATGGCGGACATGGCGAACTATCCGAAAGAAGACATTGGGATCGGTATTGATGGCTGTGGATTTCCAGTTTATGTGATACCGCTACAACATATTGCACAAGCATACTTGAAATTAGCTTGTCCAGACTTGATTGAACAACGAGAAATGAGAGAGGCAGTTGTTAAAGTTGCAAATTATATGAATGCACATCCTGAGATGATTGCTAGTCATGATTTTATCTGTACGGTATTGCTTGCAGATCCAAATATTGTTGCAAAAGGTGGAGCTAAGGGTGTTTACGGCTTTGCTTTGAAGAAGGAACGAATGAGTTTTGCGTTAAAAGTAATGGATGGATCCGAACTTGTATGGCCAAATATTGTTGCTTCTATTTTAGAACAGATTGGTTATGAAAATCATGAGACAATTGAGCGTTTGTATGCATTATCGTCCAAAGTAATTATAAATGATAACGGAGAAGTGGTTGGAGAAAGAAAGACTGTATTTCAGTTAGTTTAA
- a CDS encoding leucyl aminopeptidase family protein has product MLITVGSERTTEATIHLCWKTSEPIVIAGVELKPHMRERGAAHLLYGRGTESHHLVIGLGEVAGISYEILRNAAGVAARTVQKEGFQTVAVHLEALNIIEEIKENENITSWTEGWLLGSYQFDRYKSKKKVFPLEKLHIISTSTDGEVAVQKGIIRAEGTMLARDLCNEPPNILHPESLVEFVETHFAELPVDIHIYREEELVKQQMNGLLTVGQGSSYKPAMIELSYATDPKQPLIVLVGKGITFDMGGMNVKSGRDISDARFDMGGACAVLGAMGIISRSGIQANITALIATADNMPDSRAFVPSTVITYPNGLTVQVGNTDAEGRLVLADALLLANRLGAKEVVDICTLTGNVGEALGLGIAGVWGDQSFVEEFASIGEQNGDRVWPMPLIDEYEELLHSDYADMNNMSSIPYGGAIVAALFLRRFVDPSIRWAHIDMANTVQSKGDKGYYTAGATGYGTRLLVDFVLSRQEEFFK; this is encoded by the coding sequence ATGCTTATTACTGTTGGAAGCGAGCGGACTACAGAAGCAACAATCCATCTATGCTGGAAGACATCTGAGCCAATTGTTATCGCGGGGGTCGAACTAAAACCTCATATGAGGGAACGGGGAGCAGCTCATTTACTGTACGGTAGGGGTACAGAGTCACATCATTTAGTTATTGGACTCGGTGAAGTAGCCGGAATTTCTTATGAAATACTGCGAAATGCCGCTGGAGTTGCAGCAAGGACGGTACAAAAGGAAGGCTTCCAAACAGTAGCCGTCCATCTTGAAGCGTTAAATATAATAGAAGAGATTAAGGAAAATGAAAACATAACCTCATGGACGGAAGGTTGGCTGTTAGGATCCTATCAATTCGACCGCTACAAGTCGAAGAAAAAAGTGTTTCCATTAGAGAAGCTACATATTATCAGTACGTCTACAGACGGGGAAGTAGCAGTACAAAAAGGAATAATTCGTGCTGAAGGAACTATGTTAGCACGTGATTTATGCAATGAACCTCCAAATATTCTTCACCCTGAATCACTTGTGGAGTTTGTAGAAACGCATTTTGCAGAACTTCCTGTTGATATTCATATTTATCGAGAGGAAGAACTAGTGAAACAGCAGATGAATGGGTTATTGACAGTTGGACAAGGAAGCAGTTATAAACCAGCGATGATTGAACTGTCTTATGCAACTGATCCTAAGCAGCCACTTATAGTACTTGTTGGTAAAGGGATTACTTTTGATATGGGTGGCATGAATGTAAAGTCGGGCAGAGATATTAGTGATGCTCGTTTCGATATGGGAGGAGCTTGTGCGGTACTTGGAGCGATGGGTATTATTAGTCGATCTGGCATTCAAGCGAATATTACTGCATTGATCGCAACTGCCGATAATATGCCTGATTCGCGCGCATTTGTACCTTCTACAGTTATCACTTATCCGAACGGGTTAACAGTGCAGGTCGGCAATACGGATGCGGAAGGGAGACTTGTGTTAGCGGATGCTTTATTGCTTGCAAATCGTCTTGGCGCTAAGGAAGTAGTGGATATTTGCACGTTGACGGGCAATGTAGGAGAAGCACTTGGCTTAGGCATAGCTGGAGTCTGGGGAGATCAATCTTTTGTAGAGGAATTTGCTTCTATTGGAGAACAAAATGGTGATAGAGTTTGGCCGATGCCATTGATAGATGAATACGAAGAACTGTTACATAGTGATTACGCTGATATGAATAATATGAGCTCCATTCCATATGGCGGTGCGATTGTGGCTGCGCTATTTTTGCGCCGATTTGTGGACCCGTCGATTCGTTGGGCTCATATTGATATGGCCAACACGGTGCAGTCCAAAGGTGATAAAGGCTATTATACAGCAGGTGCAACAGGGTATGGAACTCGTTTGTTAGTTGACTTTGTTCTGAGTAGACAGGAGGAGTTTTTCAAATGA
- a CDS encoding copper homeostasis protein CutC, whose product MMLEIIATSLADAIAAESAGADRLELCSALSEGGLTPSLGLIEAVVQGVDIPVHVIVRPHSRTFQYDEEDVAVMLTDIRHIKKVGAAGIVIGALDEDNKVNTGVISRLLMESGDMNVTFHRAFDEIDDQLEALEVIATFPQIQRILTSGGQAPAPESAEQLKKLVDKSKNTSIQILAGNGMNPETLSALVKATGLEEVHFGSAVRTNRSFMYPIDEAVITDIKSNLQQLRK is encoded by the coding sequence ATGATGTTAGAAATTATAGCTACAAGCTTAGCAGATGCGATTGCTGCAGAGAGTGCTGGTGCAGATCGCTTGGAACTATGTTCAGCCTTATCTGAAGGAGGGTTAACGCCGAGTTTAGGGTTGATAGAAGCAGTAGTTCAAGGAGTTGATATTCCGGTTCATGTCATTGTCCGACCGCATAGCCGGACCTTCCAATATGACGAGGAGGATGTAGCTGTCATGCTAACAGATATTCGTCATATTAAGAAGGTCGGAGCTGCAGGTATCGTTATTGGAGCATTAGATGAGGATAATAAAGTGAATACAGGGGTCATTTCGCGTTTATTGATGGAGAGTGGGGATATGAATGTCACTTTCCATCGTGCTTTTGACGAAATCGACGATCAGTTGGAAGCATTAGAAGTAATTGCTACGTTTCCACAGATTCAACGAATTTTAACTTCTGGAGGACAAGCACCTGCACCGGAGTCTGCTGAACAACTGAAAAAGTTAGTCGATAAATCCAAAAATACATCTATCCAAATTTTAGCGGGGAATGGAATGAACCCAGAAACGTTATCAGCCTTAGTTAAGGCAACTGGATTGGAAGAAGTACATTTTGGGTCAGCAGTTCGTACGAATAGAAGCTTTATGTATCCGATTGATGAGGCCGTTATTACAGACATAAAAAGCAATCTTCAGCAATTGAGAAAATAG
- a CDS encoding ROK family protein has protein sequence MEQNMEYIVGVDLGGTKIATALLDLNGKILRRVRNETTPLKSAKEVIDCLIHSVHKVRGDIPITGVGVASPGAVDTKRGIILNGANLPEWVNIPLRQEMESQLELPVQIANDANAAAWGEYYAGAGKGSKTMAYITISTGIGSGIILDGRLLLGSNGYAGELGHTMIVQDGQLCGCGQLGCWEAYASGTSIARIAKEAAEKKFSLMTELAAQDGTVIGAKHLFKAASLGDSVAIGVIDEATSYIASGLKNVIHTFNPDCIVIGGGVSLAGDDLFAPVLEKTKRLVMEPYRETFRIVPALLGEDVGVVGAATLSFT, from the coding sequence ATGGAACAGAATATGGAATATATTGTTGGAGTAGATCTTGGTGGGACAAAAATAGCAACGGCATTACTCGATCTCAATGGGAAGATATTGCGAAGAGTGCGCAATGAAACTACTCCCCTTAAAAGTGCAAAGGAAGTGATCGATTGCTTAATACATTCGGTTCATAAAGTTCGTGGCGATATACCTATCACTGGAGTTGGCGTTGCATCACCGGGAGCGGTTGATACAAAACGGGGAATTATTTTGAATGGAGCCAATTTGCCGGAGTGGGTCAATATTCCACTTCGTCAGGAGATGGAAAGTCAGCTAGAGCTCCCTGTTCAAATCGCCAATGATGCAAATGCAGCTGCTTGGGGAGAGTATTATGCAGGAGCTGGAAAAGGTTCTAAAACAATGGCCTATATTACGATTAGTACTGGCATCGGTTCGGGAATCATCTTGGATGGTCGGTTACTGCTTGGTAGCAATGGTTACGCTGGAGAGCTAGGACATACAATGATTGTACAAGATGGGCAACTATGCGGCTGTGGACAGTTAGGTTGTTGGGAAGCATATGCATCAGGTACATCCATTGCACGAATTGCAAAGGAAGCTGCTGAGAAAAAGTTTTCATTGATGACAGAATTAGCGGCGCAAGACGGTACAGTAATTGGGGCAAAGCATCTGTTCAAAGCTGCTAGTCTTGGGGATTCAGTTGCTATTGGCGTGATAGATGAAGCGACCTCTTATATAGCTTCGGGATTGAAGAATGTGATACATACATTTAACCCAGATTGTATTGTAATCGGTGGCGGGGTGAGTCTGGCCGGTGATGATTTATTTGCACCAGTATTGGAGAAAACGAAAAGACTTGTTATGGAACCTTACCGTGAAACGTTCCGTATCGTACCTGCACTGCTAGGCGAGGATGTGGGAGTAGTGGGGGCAGCAACTTTGAGTTTTACTTGA
- a CDS encoding DUF2277 domain-containing protein → MCRNIKTLFNFEPPATDDEIYAASLQYVRKVSGFNKPSQANEDAFNRAVQEVAIATQHLFDTLVTNAEPRDREIEAERARARSAKRFGLE, encoded by the coding sequence ATGTGCCGCAACATAAAAACATTATTTAACTTTGAACCTCCAGCTACTGATGATGAAATTTATGCTGCTTCACTTCAGTATGTGCGTAAAGTCTCGGGTTTCAATAAGCCTTCGCAGGCAAATGAGGACGCTTTTAATCGTGCCGTTCAGGAAGTAGCTATTGCCACACAGCATCTATTCGACACACTCGTCACGAACGCCGAGCCTCGTGATCGAGAAATAGAAGCAGAGCGAGCTCGAGCACGTTCTGCGAAAAGATTCGGATTAGAATAG
- a CDS encoding FMN-binding negative transcriptional regulator, translating to MYIPKYFKVTDINEVREFIQQNSFGTIVTTKKGRPIASHLPFGFSKVGDDYYIKGHMAYGNPQWRTFETNEEVLIMYQGPHAYISSSWYAHENVPTWNYQAVHVYGAASILSEEELKEDLTQMLEKYEKHRENPVLWDTLSPEVLENELKGVVGFKIKVKEIQAAYKLSQNRNEEDYRHIIEKLNEEEDQNAHEVANVMKKRL from the coding sequence ATGTACATTCCTAAATATTTTAAAGTGACAGATATAAATGAAGTAAGAGAGTTTATTCAACAAAACTCATTTGGAACGATTGTTACAACGAAAAAAGGAAGACCAATTGCCTCTCATTTACCTTTTGGTTTTAGTAAAGTAGGGGATGATTACTATATAAAAGGGCATATGGCTTATGGAAATCCCCAATGGAGAACATTTGAAACGAATGAAGAAGTGCTCATTATGTATCAAGGGCCGCATGCCTATATTTCCTCTTCCTGGTACGCTCATGAAAATGTTCCAACGTGGAATTATCAAGCAGTACATGTATATGGAGCAGCGAGTATTTTAAGTGAAGAAGAATTAAAAGAAGATCTTACACAAATGCTAGAAAAATATGAAAAGCATCGTGAGAATCCAGTTTTATGGGATACGCTTTCTCCAGAAGTTTTAGAAAATGAGCTAAAAGGTGTTGTTGGATTTAAGATTAAAGTAAAAGAAATTCAAGCAGCCTATAAATTAAGTCAGAACCGTAACGAGGAAGATTACCGTCATATCATTGAAAAGCTAAATGAGGAAGAAGACCAAAATGCTCACGAAGTTGCAAATGTGATGAAAAAGAGATTATAA
- a CDS encoding cation transporter: MENVTLNVQGMSCGSCGNKVDGSIRKLEGIEDVQVNVASGEVAVVFDKGQIAVAQVVAAIESHGYVVAK; this comes from the coding sequence ATGGAAAACGTAACATTAAACGTACAAGGCATGTCATGTGGTAGCTGCGGAAACAAAGTAGACGGAAGTATCCGTAAATTAGAAGGTATCGAAGATGTTCAAGTAAATGTAGCATCTGGTGAAGTAGCTGTTGTATTCGACAAAGGACAAATAGCAGTCGCACAAGTTGTAGCAGCAATCGAAAGCCATGGTTACGTAGTAGCTAAATAA
- a CDS encoding ABC transporter permease, protein MNLAWKEIKKNKVRFLILGSIVFLVSLLTFIISGLANGLSQDNAALIKDLPEGQFYMNEDADETYNLSRIDSNIQDEILNKQKDAVAFSIQMGFLNDEADKQQSIAFVTSTDSNLFENVKHEEIILDSSLKDKGIKVGDTLTNNQFSGKFVVKGFVDQKKYSHAPVAYISMEDYKEIYRVEEMQLVFTPKGDSSQEFTGLQSFSKKDFLNTIPSYSAEQMSLNMIVWFLVVISGMLFAIFFYMMNVQKIGLYGILKAIGLKTSRLFKMIWTQMVVITVISLVLSITLSQVFNMIAPEGMPFSLTLKTTGQLSIVFLIIGFIGATLSGIQIKKIEPLQAIQQGEV, encoded by the coding sequence ATGAACCTTGCTTGGAAAGAAATTAAGAAAAACAAAGTAAGATTTTTGATTTTAGGTTCTATTGTGTTTCTTGTTAGTTTACTAACTTTTATTATTTCAGGTTTGGCAAATGGATTATCACAAGACAATGCTGCCCTTATTAAAGATTTACCAGAAGGGCAATTTTATATGAATGAAGATGCAGATGAAACTTATAATCTGTCAAGAATAGATAGCAATATCCAAGATGAAATATTAAACAAACAAAAGGATGCTGTGGCGTTTTCAATTCAAATGGGCTTTTTAAATGATGAGGCTGATAAGCAACAGAGTATTGCCTTTGTGACATCCACCGATTCAAATTTATTTGAAAATGTTAAACACGAGGAAATTATTTTAGATAGCTCATTGAAGGATAAAGGTATAAAGGTTGGAGATACATTAACTAATAATCAATTTAGTGGCAAGTTTGTTGTAAAGGGATTTGTTGATCAAAAAAAATATAGTCATGCTCCTGTCGCTTACATCAGTATGGAGGATTACAAAGAAATTTACCGAGTTGAAGAAATGCAATTAGTTTTCACACCAAAAGGGGATTCTTCACAAGAATTCACTGGGCTACAATCATTTTCAAAGAAAGATTTTCTCAATACCATTCCAAGTTATAGCGCAGAACAGATGTCTTTAAACATGATTGTTTGGTTTTTAGTAGTAATTAGTGGAATGTTGTTTGCAATCTTTTTCTACATGATGAACGTTCAAAAAATTGGTTTATACGGTATTTTAAAAGCAATAGGTTTAAAAACAAGTAGGTTATTCAAAATGATTTGGACGCAGATGGTTGTTATTACAGTAATTTCACTTGTTTTGTCTATTACACTCAGTCAAGTTTTTAATATGATTGCGCCTGAGGGTATGCCTTTTAGTTTAACGCTTAAAACAACTGGGCAATTGTCTATAGTATTCCTGATTATTGGATTTATTGGAGCTACACTCTCAGGAATTCAAATAAAAAAAATCGAACCATTACAAGCGATACAGCAAGGAGAGGTTTAA
- a CDS encoding ABC transporter ATP-binding protein, giving the protein MTLFTIDKVRKSFTNGEVKEEILKGINLSLREGEITALVGASGSGKSTLLTIAAGLQPTSDGQVIFEGKNMTTMSSEQVRKVRASKFGFVFQFAHLVPFLTVEEQLMLMLDVSESKLKKHEQKEEVNRLLKLVGMDHRKNAYPSSLSGGEKQRVAIARAIIHKPKVLFADEPTASLDSKRSKDVMLLIKDLTKTLNITTLMVTHDEEMLSYADQIIKMSDGLILQNVN; this is encoded by the coding sequence ATGACACTATTTACAATTGATAAAGTTAGAAAATCGTTTACTAATGGTGAAGTAAAGGAAGAAATATTAAAAGGAATTAATCTTTCTCTTAGAGAAGGGGAGATAACAGCATTAGTGGGTGCATCAGGCTCTGGTAAAAGTACACTTCTTACTATAGCTGCGGGACTTCAACCTACATCAGATGGGCAAGTAATATTCGAAGGAAAAAATATGACTACCATGAGTTCAGAGCAAGTTCGAAAAGTACGAGCAAGTAAATTTGGTTTTGTCTTTCAATTTGCACATCTTGTTCCATTTCTTACGGTAGAAGAACAACTAATGCTAATGCTAGATGTTTCTGAATCGAAATTAAAGAAACATGAACAAAAAGAAGAGGTTAATAGATTACTAAAATTAGTTGGGATGGATCATCGGAAAAATGCCTATCCTTCCTCATTGTCAGGTGGGGAGAAACAGCGAGTTGCAATTGCTCGTGCAATAATTCATAAACCTAAAGTTCTCTTCGCAGATGAACCAACGGCAAGTTTAGATTCAAAAAGATCTAAAGATGTTATGTTGTTAATCAAAGATTTAACTAAAACACTTAATATTACTACTTTAATGGTTACACATGATGAAGAAATGCTTTCTTATGCTGATCAAATAATTAAAATGAGCGATGGTCTAATTTTGCAAAATGTAAATTAA
- a CDS encoding response regulator transcription factor, with protein sequence MNKRILVVEDDVAIGNLIKMTLNTQQYEYDIAQDGQSALQKALSMKPDVIILDLGLPDMDGIDIIQKIRSWSQTPIIVVSARGEESDKINALDAGADDYVTKPFSVDELLARIRVALRRSASERNLEQEQPVFVNGNLQIDYLANTVFVRGEEVHLTPIEYKLLVVLSKHVGKVLTHNFLLKEVWQTVLQSDVPSLRVFMATLRKKIEENPANPKYIQTHIRVGYRMLRYGGDE encoded by the coding sequence ATGAATAAACGAATCCTTGTGGTCGAAGATGATGTAGCTATCGGTAACTTGATCAAAATGACATTAAATACGCAGCAATACGAATACGATATTGCACAAGATGGTCAAAGTGCACTGCAAAAGGCACTCTCGATGAAGCCAGATGTGATTATTCTAGATCTAGGTCTACCGGATATGGACGGCATTGACATTATTCAAAAAATCCGTAGCTGGTCTCAAACCCCTATCATAGTAGTAAGTGCGCGAGGCGAAGAATCTGATAAAATCAATGCCCTCGATGCTGGTGCGGATGATTACGTGACGAAGCCCTTTAGCGTAGACGAGCTACTTGCTCGTATTCGAGTAGCACTAAGAAGAAGTGCGAGCGAGCGTAATTTGGAACAGGAGCAGCCGGTTTTTGTGAACGGAAATTTACAAATTGATTATTTAGCAAACACAGTATTCGTGCGTGGAGAGGAAGTACATTTAACACCTATTGAGTATAAGTTGTTAGTCGTGCTCTCAAAGCATGTTGGGAAAGTTCTGACACATAATTTTCTACTCAAGGAGGTGTGGCAAACCGTACTTCAGTCGGATGTCCCTAGCCTGCGTGTTTTTATGGCGACGCTCCGTAAGAAAATTGAAGAGAACCCAGCCAACCCCAAATATATCCAGACGCACATACGAGTTGGATACCGAATGCTACGCTATGGCGGTGACGAATAA
- a CDS encoding sensor histidine kinase KdpD, with protein MEDTRPSPEALLAQIKQEEKEANVGRLKIFLGYAAGVGKTYAMLDAAQQAKKLGTDVVVGYVEPHPRPETAALLEGLELIPTRKINYKGKTFVELDIDAVLKRNPELVLIDELAHSNVPTMRHLKRFGDVEELLAKGIHVYTTVNIQHIESLHDLVEEITGVKVRERIPDYLIDHAAQIKLVDLEPDDLIQRLKEGKIYHLKQAEKAMDFFFRKQNLVALREIALRRTADTIYHQQTQKNDTFSQSAHVEEHILVGISSSPTNAKVIRTAARLAQALHGKFTALYVQKVKTNDRNEANSERLQQHIKLTEQLGGHIVIVQEDDVAAALANYAQISGVTKLVIGRTAMKKKWWLPNSKISDRFNDFIPNLAIHIVPDEDNEPMRFPEIKPQLKFEWMDLLKMAIVFGLASFIGLFFLAIGVSESNIITIYILGVLVLATWTSGWMVSIISSLGAVLIFNFFFTEPRFSFEAYHRDYPMTFLIMFLSGFITSSLTRKVKEQAVVAVRKSYRMEVLLETNRKLQHAKSIEEIINEGMSQIVKLVEKPVEFFEIDNKLIVKSVFFRTDSMTTLENKEVAAMFYNASERGIVSWVASNKHVAGVSTDIFPEAQAYYLPFVSGGNVKGVIGIALSKESPLPAFERHILHAVINDFSFALDKWYLQKLNEEVAREAELEQMRANLLRAISHDLRTPLTSISGNADILLTRGEQIHESEKTQLYRDIYSNSKWLVQMVENLLAVSRLDDGKLAIEIQPELVEDIMQEALLHVVRINNTHQISYHVEPELLLALMDARLIIQVLINIIDNALTYTPAGSEIILTAKEVDNYVHFNIVDNGPGIEDSVKAMLFEPFTTGKVQRSDSRRGLGLGLALCQTILKLHGSELTVLDNEPLGTIFNFSLKKGVVNIDE; from the coding sequence ATGGAAGACACACGTCCAAGTCCAGAGGCGTTATTAGCACAGATTAAACAAGAAGAAAAAGAAGCAAACGTAGGAAGACTAAAAATTTTTCTTGGATATGCCGCGGGAGTAGGTAAAACATACGCGATGCTAGATGCTGCCCAACAAGCAAAAAAACTCGGTACAGATGTTGTGGTCGGTTATGTAGAACCACATCCTCGACCCGAAACAGCAGCTTTACTTGAAGGGCTTGAGCTAATACCAACTAGAAAAATAAACTATAAAGGAAAGACTTTTGTAGAACTGGACATCGATGCGGTACTTAAACGTAATCCAGAGCTTGTACTGATTGATGAGTTGGCTCATTCAAATGTACCAACGATGCGCCACTTAAAACGTTTTGGTGACGTGGAAGAATTGCTTGCAAAAGGCATCCATGTATATACGACTGTTAATATCCAGCATATTGAAAGCCTTCACGATTTGGTGGAAGAAATCACTGGGGTGAAGGTACGCGAGCGCATTCCAGATTACTTAATTGATCATGCAGCACAAATAAAGCTAGTGGATCTTGAACCAGACGATTTAATTCAACGATTAAAAGAAGGTAAAATATATCACTTAAAACAAGCAGAAAAAGCGATGGACTTTTTTTTCCGAAAACAGAATCTGGTGGCGCTTCGTGAAATCGCACTACGCCGAACTGCAGACACAATTTATCATCAACAGACACAAAAGAACGACACTTTCAGCCAAAGTGCTCATGTAGAGGAGCATATATTGGTAGGTATCAGTAGTTCACCAACCAATGCAAAAGTTATTCGGACAGCAGCTAGACTTGCACAGGCCTTACATGGTAAATTTACAGCACTTTATGTACAAAAAGTGAAAACAAATGATCGGAACGAAGCGAACTCCGAGCGACTACAGCAGCACATCAAACTGACAGAACAGCTTGGTGGTCATATAGTAATCGTACAGGAAGATGATGTAGCAGCAGCGCTTGCGAATTATGCACAAATAAGCGGTGTGACGAAGCTTGTAATAGGAAGAACAGCTATGAAAAAGAAATGGTGGCTTCCTAATTCCAAAATAAGCGATCGTTTTAATGACTTTATACCAAACTTAGCAATACATATTGTACCTGATGAAGACAATGAACCGATGCGCTTTCCAGAAATAAAGCCTCAGCTAAAGTTTGAGTGGATGGATTTGCTTAAAATGGCAATCGTGTTCGGTTTGGCATCATTCATTGGTCTGTTTTTCTTAGCAATCGGAGTTAGTGAATCGAATATTATCACCATCTATATTTTAGGCGTGTTAGTACTTGCAACATGGACATCCGGTTGGATGGTCAGCATCATTAGCTCGCTAGGGGCAGTGCTCATCTTCAACTTTTTCTTTACCGAGCCACGGTTTTCATTTGAAGCATACCACCGTGATTACCCAATGACGTTTTTAATCATGTTCCTTTCCGGTTTTATTACAAGTAGTCTAACTAGAAAAGTAAAGGAGCAGGCTGTCGTTGCAGTTCGTAAGTCTTATCGAATGGAAGTGTTGCTAGAAACAAATCGTAAATTACAACACGCAAAGTCAATAGAAGAAATCATCAATGAAGGCATGTCTCAAATTGTAAAACTAGTAGAAAAGCCAGTTGAATTCTTTGAAATAGACAATAAATTGATAGTGAAGTCTGTTTTTTTTCGAACAGATAGTATGACGACTTTAGAAAATAAAGAAGTGGCAGCAATGTTTTACAATGCAAGCGAGCGTGGCATAGTGAGCTGGGTTGCCAGTAATAAGCACGTAGCAGGTGTGTCAACAGATATCTTTCCAGAAGCACAAGCCTACTATTTACCGTTCGTATCTGGTGGCAATGTAAAAGGTGTTATCGGAATCGCTCTATCAAAAGAATCGCCGTTACCTGCGTTTGAACGTCATATTTTACATGCCGTCATCAATGACTTTTCGTTCGCTCTTGATAAATGGTATTTACAGAAGTTGAATGAAGAAGTTGCTCGAGAAGCAGAGCTTGAACAAATGCGAGCAAACCTTTTACGAGCAATATCCCATGATTTAAGGACACCTCTTACTAGCATTTCAGGAAATGCCGATATATTGTTGACACGCGGCGAACAGATTCATGAATCTGAAAAAACTCAACTATACCGCGATATTTATAGCAACTCTAAATGGCTCGTTCAAATGGTTGAAAACTTACTTGCCGTTTCAAGACTTGATGATGGAAAACTTGCAATTGAGATACAGCCAGAACTTGTGGAAGATATTATGCAGGAAGCACTTTTGCATGTCGTCCGCATAAACAATACGCACCAAATCTCTTATCATGTAGAGCCAGAATTACTATTGGCATTGATGGATGCACGTCTCATTATTCAGGTGCTCATCAACATTATCGACAATGCACTGACCTACACGCCGGCAGGTAGCGAGATAATCTTAACTGCAAAGGAAGTGGATAACTATGTGCACTTTAACATTGTGGATAATGGACCAGGAATTGAGGATTCAGTAAAGGCAATGCTGTTTGAACCTTTTACAACAGGTAAGGTACAGCGAAGTGACAGCCGGCGTGGTCTAGGACTCGGTTTAGCATTGTGCCAAACGATCTTAAAATTACACGGAAGTGAACTAACTGTTTTGGATAATGAACCGCTGGGTACAATTTTTAATTTTTCACTTAAAAAAGGAGTTGTGAATATCGATGAATAA